Part of the Oceanidesulfovibrio indonesiensis genome is shown below.
GTCCCCGCTTTCACTGGCTGCGGTTTTCGTCTGCCTCGTGCTGCATTTTTCCGCCGTCACGGCGCTGGCGCAACCTGCGCTCTTCGTGCCGGACAAGGGGAAACGCAATGTGCCGTTCGCCTTCAGCCCTCGGGAGCGAGGACTCATGAGGGCGCATGTCCTGGAGCGAAACCAACGCACGGCCGAGGCGCTTGCCGTGTACGAGTCTCTGCGTGTGGACAGCCCGAACGACCGTGAAGTGTTCGATGCGTATGTCGACGCTTTGCTGCGGCTGAAGCGCACGAGCGAGGCGCAACGGATCCTGGCGGACTGGCTCAGGACGCACCCCGATTCGGCCGAAGCGAACAAGCGCATGGCTGAAACATATGCTGCAGCACGCAACCCGGCTCTGGCTCTTGAGTATTACGAACGCGCGATGCGCATTGCTGAGTCCGGGGGCCGCAGGCTTGACCCCGATGTGCTGGAAGGCCTTGGCTACGCGCTCTGGAGTCTGGAACGGACGACCGAAGCGTTGCTCCGGTTCAACGAGCTTGCGGCGATTCGGCCGAACGACGCGGGAGTGTCGCGGGCAATCCGCGATTTGTGCCGGCAGCGCCGTACCCAGTACGTGTCCAGATGGAGTCCGTATTCGACGGATGATCTCTGTCCGAAGACCAGCTTCTGGGGTCTCGGCTCGAGCGACGATCAACCTTCCGTGGCTTCCCGGCACGAAAGTGCGGAGACGGTCGAGCCTGTGCAGAGCGTCTCGACGCCGTAATCGTGCCTCGGCACGTGCACCTCTATCTTGAATGGAGTCGTCATTATGCGATCGGAACTGTCAATCATGAGTCAGGCCCCCGCGGCGCCGCCTGCGGAAATGGCGCTGGACGCCCCCATGGAGTCCGCCGCCCGGAAAGTGGGGCAGGGGAGTTTCTTCGTCATCACGGAAATCATTCTCGGGCTTGGAGCGATCACGCTGGTCAACTTCCTGTTGTTTCAGGATAATCTCGGGTTTCTGAATGTCGCGCCGCATCCGTACTGGCTGGTGGTCCTGCTCATTCCGATCCGATATGGCCTCGTCGGCGGCATCGTTGCGGGAGCAAGCTCTGCTCTGCTGCATATGACCTTCCAGAGTATGCAGATTCCGGGGGTGTCCATACTGGAAATGAGCGGGTACCAATTCTG
Proteins encoded:
- a CDS encoding tetratricopeptide repeat protein; translation: MRRSPLSLAAVFVCLVLHFSAVTALAQPALFVPDKGKRNVPFAFSPRERGLMRAHVLERNQRTAEALAVYESLRVDSPNDREVFDAYVDALLRLKRTSEAQRILADWLRTHPDSAEANKRMAETYAAARNPALALEYYERAMRIAESGGRRLDPDVLEGLGYALWSLERTTEALLRFNELAAIRPNDAGVSRAIRDLCRQRRTQYVSRWSPYSTDDLCPKTSFWGLGSSDDQPSVASRHESAETVEPVQSVSTP